A single window of Pectobacterium parmentieri DNA harbors:
- a CDS encoding co-chaperone YbbN, whose product MLEQQATIVDVNESNLHQVLEQSATLPVLFYFWSGRSQHCLELEPVLDKLAQEYAGQFVLAKVDCDAEQRVAAQFGLRSIPTVYLFKDGQPLDGFQGPQPEEAVRELLKRALPKEEELKVAQAQQLIQEDKLPEAMQLLKDAWQLSQQRSDIGLMLAEVQIQIKRSEDAEAVLATIPLQDQDTRYHSLVAQIELLKQAADTPEIQHLQQQLDADPKNADLAVQLSLQLHQVGRNEEALELLMGFLKKDLAVANGNARKTLMDIMAALGTGDALAARYRRQLYSLLY is encoded by the coding sequence ATGTTAGAACAACAAGCGACTATCGTTGACGTTAACGAATCTAACCTGCATCAGGTTTTAGAACAATCCGCGACACTGCCCGTCCTGTTTTACTTTTGGTCGGGGCGTAGCCAGCACTGTCTGGAACTGGAGCCGGTGTTGGACAAACTGGCACAGGAATACGCAGGGCAGTTTGTTCTGGCCAAGGTGGACTGTGATGCCGAGCAGCGCGTCGCCGCCCAGTTTGGCCTACGTTCAATCCCAACCGTTTATCTGTTTAAGGACGGGCAGCCGCTGGATGGTTTTCAAGGGCCACAGCCGGAAGAAGCGGTTCGCGAACTGCTGAAACGCGCACTGCCGAAAGAAGAGGAGCTGAAAGTCGCTCAGGCACAGCAACTGATTCAGGAAGACAAACTGCCAGAAGCAATGCAGTTGCTGAAAGATGCCTGGCAACTCAGCCAACAGCGCAGCGACATTGGCCTGATGCTGGCAGAAGTGCAAATCCAAATTAAACGCAGTGAAGATGCCGAAGCCGTGCTGGCTACTATCCCTTTGCAAGATCAAGACACGCGCTATCACAGCCTCGTCGCTCAGATTGAATTGCTGAAACAGGCAGCAGATACGCCAGAAATTCAGCATTTACAACAGCAGTTGGACGCTGACCCGAAAAATGCGGATCTGGCAGTGCAATTATCTCTGCAACTGCATCAGGTTGGTCGTAATGAAGAAGCGCTTGAGTTGCTGATGGGATTCCTGAAAAAAGATCTGGCCGTCGCTAACGGCAACGCACGTAAAACGTTGATGGACATCATGGCCGCCCTCGGCACCGGCGACGCCCTCGCCGCCCGCTACCGTCGGCAGCTTTATTCGTTATTATACTGA
- a CDS encoding SDR family oxidoreductase: MQKTVFITGCSSGIGLIAAQDLQKRGYRVIAACRRAEDVARLTALGLEVITLDLDDSASVEQAAADVIRLTNNRLYGLFNNAGYGLYGPLNTISRQQLEQQFSSNLFGTHQLTQLLLPAMLSHGEGRIIQTSSVLGLVSTPGRGAYAASKHALEAWSDALRMELHGSGLHVSLIEPGPISTRFTNNVAQTQTDKPVTNPGIAKRFTLPPEAILPKLHHALESSRPKLRYPVTLVAHALTWLRRLLPGCLLDKVLRG, encoded by the coding sequence ATGCAAAAAACGGTCTTCATTACCGGTTGCTCCAGCGGCATTGGCCTGATTGCCGCTCAGGATCTGCAAAAACGTGGCTATCGCGTGATTGCGGCTTGCCGCCGTGCGGAAGATGTTGCTCGTCTGACTGCACTCGGTCTGGAGGTTATTACGCTGGATCTGGATGACAGCGCCAGCGTTGAACAGGCCGCTGCGGACGTGATCAGATTGACCAATAACCGTCTGTATGGCTTGTTTAATAACGCTGGATACGGCCTCTACGGGCCGCTGAACACCATTTCACGCCAGCAGCTTGAACAACAGTTTTCCAGCAACCTGTTCGGTACACATCAGCTCACACAACTGCTATTGCCCGCCATGCTGTCGCACGGTGAAGGCCGCATCATCCAGACCAGTTCCGTGCTGGGACTGGTGTCCACCCCCGGGCGTGGCGCGTATGCCGCCAGCAAACATGCACTGGAAGCGTGGTCAGATGCGTTGCGTATGGAACTCCACGGCAGTGGCCTGCACGTCAGCCTGATCGAGCCTGGGCCGATTAGCACACGCTTTACCAACAACGTTGCACAGACGCAGACGGATAAACCCGTCACCAACCCCGGTATCGCTAAACGCTTCACGCTGCCGCCGGAAGCGATATTGCCGAAACTCCACCATGCGCTGGAAAGTTCACGGCCAAAATTACGCTATCCCGTGACGCTGGTGGCTCATGCCCTAACCTGGCTGCGCCGCCTGTTACCGGGGTGTTTGCTGGATAAAGTATTACGAGGATAA
- the menE gene encoding o-succinylbenzoate--CoA ligase, with protein sequence MAILTDWPWRYWASQTPLSVALIEDDIRWGWQALAQRVDRLAEHFTQQGVTAESTVALRGKNSAQMLFSYLALLQCGVRVLPLNPQLPDTLTEALLPALDVAYGLCLTDKPWPNAVRSLYLPSDSSSSDASEVINYTNRLRWQADRLATLTLTSGSSGMPKAVVHTFSAHLSSAEGVVQMMAFSASDSWLLSLPLFHVSGQGIVWRWLATGATVVVRAHQPLESALRDCTHASLVPTQLWRLLSEEALPTALKAVLLGGATIPQTLTQQAEVRGVSCWCGYGLTELASTVCAKRADGRSGVGTPLQGREIQLVSEEILLRGSTLAEGYWRDGKLIPLVDDDGWFHTRDRGLFAEGEWHILGRLDNQFFSGGEGVQPENVEAVLLTHPDVQQACVVPVDDVEFGHRPVAVLEVAHPTTLDAIRDWLLPQLAGFQRPVAYYMLPAELKNGGIKLSRQQVKSWVKAIHHQFKP encoded by the coding sequence ATGGCAATCCTGACCGACTGGCCTTGGCGATACTGGGCTAGCCAGACGCCCCTGTCTGTTGCATTGATTGAAGACGACATCCGTTGGGGCTGGCAGGCGCTCGCCCAGCGGGTGGATCGTCTGGCAGAACATTTCACACAGCAGGGTGTCACCGCTGAAAGCACGGTAGCACTACGTGGGAAAAATAGCGCACAGATGCTGTTCAGCTATCTGGCTCTGTTACAGTGCGGCGTGCGCGTACTGCCGCTGAATCCACAGTTGCCCGATACGCTAACCGAGGCGCTGTTGCCCGCGCTGGATGTGGCGTATGGTTTGTGTCTGACTGATAAACCGTGGCCGAATGCTGTACGCTCACTTTATTTACCATCAGATTCCTCGTCATCAGATGCTAGCGAAGTAATCAACTACACCAATCGATTACGCTGGCAGGCCGATCGGCTAGCGACGCTAACGCTGACATCCGGTTCTAGCGGAATGCCGAAAGCGGTGGTGCATACGTTCTCTGCTCATCTCTCCAGCGCGGAAGGTGTGGTTCAAATGATGGCATTTTCCGCCAGCGACAGTTGGCTGTTGTCACTTCCGCTCTTTCATGTATCCGGGCAAGGCATTGTCTGGCGCTGGCTTGCCACGGGTGCTACGGTTGTTGTCCGTGCGCATCAGCCGCTGGAAAGCGCACTGCGCGATTGTACCCATGCTTCTCTGGTGCCGACTCAACTGTGGCGACTGCTGTCGGAGGAGGCATTGCCTACAGCACTGAAAGCCGTGTTGCTCGGCGGGGCGACGATCCCGCAGACGTTGACGCAGCAAGCAGAAGTTCGAGGCGTAAGCTGCTGGTGTGGTTATGGTCTGACGGAACTGGCATCCACGGTCTGCGCTAAACGTGCCGATGGTCGTTCAGGCGTCGGAACGCCGCTGCAAGGACGAGAGATCCAACTGGTCAGTGAGGAAATTCTACTGCGCGGCAGTACGTTAGCGGAAGGCTATTGGCGTGACGGAAAACTGATTCCGCTGGTCGATGATGACGGTTGGTTCCACACGCGAGATCGCGGACTATTTGCCGAGGGTGAGTGGCACATTCTGGGGCGGCTAGATAATCAATTTTTCAGCGGTGGGGAAGGCGTTCAGCCGGAGAATGTTGAGGCTGTGTTATTGACGCACCCCGACGTTCAACAGGCATGTGTGGTGCCCGTTGACGATGTGGAGTTCGGCCACCGCCCCGTTGCGGTATTAGAAGTGGCTCACCCCACGACGCTTGATGCGATACGCGATTGGCTACTGCCGCAGCTTGCCGGATTTCAGCGTCCGGTTGCGTATTATATGCTGCCAGCCGAACTGAAAAATGGTGGAATTAAGCTTTCTCGCCAGCAGGTGAAAAGCTGGGTCAAGGCAATACACCATCAGTTCAAACCGTAG
- the menB gene encoding 1,4-dihydroxy-2-naphthoyl-CoA synthase translates to MLYPSEELLYAPIEWHDCSGDFADILYHKSIDGIAKITINRPQVRNAFRPQTVKEMIQALDNARHDDGIGTIILTGAGDKAFCSGGDQKVRGDYGGYQDDSGVHHLNVLDFQRQIRTCPKPVVAMVAGYSIGGGHVLHMMCDLTIAAENAIFGQTGPRVGSFDGGWGASYMARIVGQKKAREIWFLCRQYDAAQALDMGLVNTVVPLADLEKETVRWCREMLQNSPMALRCLKAALNADCDGQAGLQELAGNATMLFYMTDEGQEGRNAFNEKRQPDFSKFKRNP, encoded by the coding sequence ATGCTTTATCCGAGTGAAGAACTGCTTTACGCACCGATTGAATGGCACGATTGCAGCGGCGACTTCGCCGATATTCTCTACCATAAATCTATTGATGGGATTGCCAAAATCACCATTAACCGTCCTCAGGTACGTAATGCGTTTCGTCCGCAAACGGTAAAAGAGATGATTCAGGCACTCGATAATGCGCGTCATGACGACGGTATCGGGACGATTATCCTGACTGGTGCTGGCGATAAAGCATTCTGCTCCGGCGGCGATCAGAAAGTACGCGGCGACTACGGCGGTTATCAGGATGACAGCGGTGTGCATCACCTGAACGTGCTGGATTTCCAGCGCCAGATCCGTACCTGTCCAAAGCCGGTTGTCGCGATGGTAGCAGGCTATTCCATCGGTGGTGGACACGTTCTGCACATGATGTGCGATCTGACCATCGCGGCAGAAAATGCCATCTTCGGTCAAACTGGCCCGCGCGTCGGTTCCTTTGACGGCGGCTGGGGTGCTTCTTACATGGCTCGCATCGTGGGTCAGAAGAAAGCGCGTGAAATCTGGTTCCTGTGTCGCCAGTATGACGCGGCGCAAGCGTTGGATATGGGGCTGGTGAATACCGTGGTTCCGTTGGCCGATCTGGAAAAAGAAACCGTGCGCTGGTGCCGCGAAATGCTGCAAAATAGCCCGATGGCGCTGCGCTGCCTGAAAGCGGCACTGAACGCGGACTGTGACGGTCAGGCTGGTTTGCAGGAACTGGCGGGCAACGCCACCATGTTGTTCTATATGACCGATGAAGGGCAGGAAGGCCGCAACGCGTTCAATGAAAAACGCCAGCCTGACTTCAGCAAATTCAAACGGAATCCGTAA
- the menH gene encoding 2-succinyl-6-hydroxy-2,4-cyclohexadiene-1-carboxylate synthase translates to MGPLDPQGLGCRKVTHGAVAPMQPWLVCLHGLLGSGEDWRPILPFFRDWPVLLVDLPGHGASQAIATADFADISRQLTATLLAQGIERYWLLGYSLGGRIAMYHACDGHHDGIQGLLVEGGHPGLATPDLCAERIHHDARWVQRFRQEPLPEVLQDWYQQAVFADIDSVQREQLIVRRSGNHGVSVAAMLEATSLGRQPFLAECLRHLSIPFVYLCGASDVKFQTLAAQYGLPLLSVAQAGHNAHQANPTAYAERVRSFLSHPVKD, encoded by the coding sequence GTGGGTCCACTAGATCCTCAGGGGCTAGGCTGCCGGAAAGTGACGCATGGCGCGGTTGCTCCGATGCAACCGTGGCTGGTGTGCCTGCATGGCTTATTAGGAAGCGGTGAGGATTGGCGGCCGATCCTCCCATTTTTTCGTGACTGGCCTGTGCTGCTGGTGGATTTACCCGGACACGGTGCGTCGCAAGCCATTGCTACAGCCGATTTTGCCGATATCAGCCGCCAGCTAACCGCAACGCTGTTGGCACAGGGCATCGAACGTTATTGGCTGCTGGGCTATTCGCTTGGTGGTCGCATTGCGATGTATCACGCCTGCGACGGACACCATGACGGCATACAGGGGTTGCTGGTTGAAGGGGGACACCCCGGTTTGGCAACGCCAGATCTGTGTGCGGAACGTATTCATCATGATGCACGCTGGGTGCAGCGTTTTCGTCAGGAGCCACTGCCAGAGGTCTTGCAGGATTGGTATCAGCAGGCTGTTTTTGCCGATATTGATTCAGTGCAGCGTGAACAACTGATAGTTCGTCGCAGCGGTAATCATGGCGTGTCCGTTGCCGCGATGCTGGAAGCGACCTCGTTGGGGCGACAGCCTTTTTTGGCGGAATGCCTGCGGCATCTGTCGATACCTTTTGTTTACTTATGCGGTGCCAGCGACGTGAAATTTCAGACGCTGGCGGCGCAATACGGCCTGCCGTTACTGAGCGTGGCTCAGGCGGGTCATAATGCTCATCAGGCGAACCCAACGGCCTATGCCGAGCGGGTTCGCTCTTTTCTTTCGCATCCCGTTAAGGACTGA
- a CDS encoding nicotinamide mononucleotide deamidase-related protein YfaY, whose amino-acid sequence MLRVEMLCTGDEVLHGQIIDTNAAWLADYLFVQGLPMTSRMTVGDDLDALVTAIAQRSQIADILIVNGGLGPTSDDLSALAAATAAGEGLVEHAEWLARMEAFFAERGRVMAPSNRKQAQIPASAEMVDNPVGTACGFALRLNKCLMFFTPGVPSEFKVMVDQQIMPRLRERFAVAEAPLCLRLTTFGRSESDLASQLDGMALPPGVVLGYRSSMPIIELKLTGPAAQKEKMEQLWETVRTVAGENTIFEGTEGLPAQLARRLAERDMTLAVSEHFTAGLLNWQLQSANVPLAGGELLASVQDASLSGLADYARHLAERQGASLALVVGSRNDAELSLALHTPEGSFAQTIQFNVQRYSLKTHQEVVAMLAMNMLRRWLNGWSVYGGHGWISVLKTL is encoded by the coding sequence ATGCTTAGGGTTGAGATGTTATGTACCGGCGATGAAGTGCTGCATGGTCAGATTATTGACACCAATGCGGCCTGGCTGGCGGATTATCTGTTTGTACAGGGATTACCGATGACCAGCCGGATGACGGTGGGTGATGATCTCGATGCGTTGGTGACCGCGATCGCGCAGCGCAGCCAGATAGCCGATATCTTGATTGTGAACGGTGGGCTGGGGCCGACCAGCGACGATCTCAGCGCATTGGCGGCCGCCACCGCAGCAGGAGAAGGGTTGGTTGAGCACGCTGAATGGCTGGCGCGTATGGAGGCTTTTTTTGCCGAACGCGGCAGAGTCATGGCTCCCAGCAATCGTAAACAGGCGCAAATCCCTGCCAGCGCCGAAATGGTGGATAATCCAGTAGGTACAGCCTGTGGTTTTGCGCTGCGATTGAACAAGTGCCTGATGTTTTTCACACCGGGCGTACCGTCTGAATTTAAGGTCATGGTCGATCAACAGATTATGCCGCGCCTGCGTGAACGCTTTGCGGTGGCGGAAGCCCCGCTGTGTTTGCGTTTGACCACCTTTGGCCGCTCCGAGAGCGATCTGGCAAGCCAGTTAGATGGTATGGCATTACCGCCGGGCGTGGTGCTGGGCTACCGATCTTCTATGCCGATTATTGAACTGAAGTTAACTGGCCCGGCTGCGCAGAAAGAAAAAATGGAACAGTTGTGGGAAACGGTGCGCACTGTAGCAGGTGAGAATACGATCTTTGAAGGCACGGAAGGGTTACCCGCACAGTTGGCGCGACGCCTCGCCGAACGTGATATGACGCTGGCGGTGAGTGAACACTTCACGGCGGGATTGCTCAACTGGCAGCTCCAATCGGCAAATGTTCCTCTGGCGGGCGGAGAACTGCTAGCAAGCGTTCAAGACGCCAGCCTGTCTGGGTTAGCGGATTATGCCCGCCATCTGGCAGAGCGTCAGGGGGCATCGTTAGCGTTGGTGGTCGGCAGTAGGAATGATGCCGAATTGTCATTAGCGCTGCATACACCTGAAGGATCTTTCGCCCAAACGATACAGTTCAACGTACAGCGCTACAGCCTGAAAACCCATCAGGAAGTGGTTGCGATGCTGGCGATGAACATGCTGCGCCGCTGGTTAAACGGCTGGTCAGTCTACGGCGGGCACGGTTGGATCTCGGTGTTGAAGACGCTGTAG
- the menD gene encoding 2-succinyl-5-enolpyruvyl-6-hydroxy-3-cyclohexene-1-carboxylic-acid synthase — MSTSVFNRRWATLLLESLTRHGVRHICIAPGSRSTPLTLSAADNRELICHTHFDERGLGHLALGLAKASREPVAIIVTSGTAAANLYPAIIEAGLTGERLVVLTADRPPELIDCGANQAIRQHALYASHPTLALDLPRPTPDIPANWLVSSVDSAMARLTHGALHINCPFAEPLYGADDGTAYQDWLMTLGDWWNSREPWLREMRQSALVVQSDWSQWRQKRGVVLAGRVSPEHGARLAAWASELGWPLIGDVLSQSGQPLPCADIWLAHPEAANLLRQADIVLQFGGSLTGKRLLHWQDQCQPQEFWLIDDLPGRLDPAHHRGRRLVADVGDWLSAHPAEKQASWADLLADIADRTQRQIDTHLASRFGEAQLAQRIPALLPPDGQLFVGNSLVVRLIDALAQLPQGYPVYGNRGASGIDGLISTLAGVQRATAKATLGIVGDLSALYDLNALALLRQSPAPLVLIVVNNNGGQIFSLLPTPVDQREAFYCMPQNVEFGHAAAMFGLNYARAENWEQLADTVSHCWTQGGVTLLEVVVEPKDGAETLNELVAQVAAWVH; from the coding sequence ATGTCAACAAGTGTATTTAATCGCCGCTGGGCTACATTGCTGCTGGAATCGCTGACCCGCCATGGCGTCCGGCATATTTGCATCGCGCCTGGTTCTCGCTCTACCCCGCTGACGCTGTCTGCGGCAGATAATCGTGAACTGATTTGCCATACCCATTTCGACGAACGGGGGCTGGGGCATCTTGCGCTCGGGCTGGCAAAAGCCTCGCGTGAACCGGTTGCGATTATCGTGACGTCAGGCACTGCTGCCGCCAACCTTTATCCGGCAATTATTGAAGCCGGGCTGACTGGTGAACGGCTGGTGGTTTTGACGGCCGATCGTCCACCGGAGCTAATTGACTGCGGTGCGAATCAGGCGATTCGCCAGCATGCACTGTATGCGTCACACCCTACGTTGGCGCTGGATTTACCGCGCCCTACGCCCGATATTCCGGCTAACTGGCTGGTTTCCTCCGTGGATAGTGCTATGGCGCGGCTTACGCACGGCGCGCTGCACATTAACTGCCCCTTTGCTGAACCGCTTTATGGTGCCGATGATGGCACGGCTTATCAGGATTGGCTGATGACGCTGGGTGACTGGTGGAACAGCCGCGAACCTTGGCTGCGTGAAATGCGCCAGAGTGCGCTGGTGGTGCAGTCGGACTGGTCGCAGTGGCGGCAGAAGCGTGGCGTCGTCCTCGCCGGGCGCGTGAGTCCCGAACACGGAGCGCGTCTTGCCGCGTGGGCGAGCGAATTGGGCTGGCCATTGATTGGTGATGTGTTGTCGCAAAGCGGGCAACCTTTGCCCTGCGCGGATATTTGGCTGGCGCATCCTGAAGCCGCAAATCTTTTACGACAGGCAGACATCGTCCTACAGTTCGGCGGTAGCCTGACCGGTAAACGCCTGCTGCACTGGCAAGACCAGTGTCAGCCGCAAGAATTTTGGTTAATTGACGATCTGCCGGGACGACTGGACCCGGCTCACCATCGCGGGCGTCGTTTGGTTGCGGACGTTGGCGACTGGCTGTCGGCGCATCCAGCAGAAAAACAGGCATCGTGGGCGGATTTACTGGCGGATATTGCCGACAGAACGCAGCGGCAGATCGATACGCATCTGGCCTCCCGTTTTGGTGAAGCTCAGTTGGCGCAGCGCATACCGGCGCTGTTGCCGCCGGATGGGCAACTGTTTGTCGGTAATAGTCTCGTGGTGCGCCTGATCGATGCGCTGGCGCAGCTCCCACAAGGTTATCCTGTATATGGCAATCGCGGAGCCAGCGGCATTGATGGTCTGATTTCCACGCTGGCTGGTGTACAGCGTGCCACGGCGAAAGCGACGCTGGGCATCGTTGGCGATCTCTCTGCATTATACGATTTGAATGCGCTGGCGCTGTTGCGCCAGTCTCCCGCACCGCTGGTGTTGATCGTGGTGAACAATAACGGTGGCCAGATCTTTTCCCTGTTGCCGACACCGGTTGACCAGCGCGAAGCATTTTATTGCATGCCGCAAAATGTGGAGTTCGGACATGCTGCGGCGATGTTTGGCCTGAATTACGCGCGCGCTGAGAACTGGGAACAACTCGCGGATACGGTGTCCCATTGCTGGACACAAGGCGGCGTTACGCTGCTTGAAGTAGTGGTTGAACCGAAAGACGGCGCGGAAACGCTCAATGAACTGGTTGCGCAGGTGGCGGCGTGGGTCCACTAG
- a CDS encoding YfaZ family outer membrane protein, with protein sequence MKKFVIACAGSLLLASASVHAISLSGEAGRDYAGASAGFGLGIPGLAGNVSYSHGDNSNDVYGFGLGYTIPVGPLKLTLGGKALYLNQDHGDDGYGVALGGGVQWPLSRQFSLYGEGYYAPDAFSSHVDHYVEGKAGVRWQVFAPLSVDVGYRYINMARENGPDNKLADSAYIGVGLNF encoded by the coding sequence ATGAAAAAGTTTGTGATTGCCTGTGCGGGAAGCCTGTTACTTGCTAGTGCTTCTGTGCATGCCATTAGCCTTTCCGGGGAAGCAGGCCGTGATTACGCTGGTGCTAGTGCGGGCTTCGGTTTGGGTATTCCAGGGCTTGCAGGTAATGTGAGTTATTCCCACGGCGACAACAGCAATGATGTATATGGCTTTGGTCTGGGATACACCATCCCTGTTGGCCCACTGAAGCTGACTCTGGGCGGTAAAGCGTTGTACCTGAATCAGGATCACGGCGATGATGGCTATGGTGTTGCACTGGGCGGTGGCGTGCAGTGGCCGCTGAGCCGTCAGTTCTCACTGTATGGTGAAGGTTATTATGCGCCGGATGCTTTCTCTAGCCACGTTGACCATTATGTTGAAGGGAAAGCGGGCGTTCGTTGGCAGGTGTTTGCACCGCTGAGCGTCGATGTCGGTTACCGCTACATCAATATGGCGCGTGAAAACGGCCCAGATAACAAGTTGGCTGATTCTGCCTATATCGGCGTCGGTCTGAACTTCTAA
- the menC gene encoding o-succinylbenzoate synthase, which translates to MRRVTLYRYSVPMEAGVVLRNQRLKTRDGLIVRLQEGERLGWGEIAPLPEFSVETLADAESAALEQLQSWATGRAFPDDLQPSVAFGLSCAQAELDQRLPQAADYRKAPLCNGDPDELFEMLQAMPGEKVAKIKVGLYEAVRDGMIVNVLLEALPDLKLRLDANRSWTRAKADGFARYVAPSLRSRIAFLEEPCKTRDESREFARETGINIAWDESVREADFRVEAEPGVSAIVIKPTLVGSLARCQQLVQETHLAGLTAVISSSIESSLGLTQLARLAHWLTPDTVPGLDTLDLMQAQVIQRWPDSMLPLLAAEQLDVVWQS; encoded by the coding sequence ATGCGTCGGGTCACTCTCTATCGTTACAGCGTGCCGATGGAAGCCGGGGTGGTGCTGCGTAATCAGCGCCTGAAAACCCGCGATGGTCTTATCGTTCGCCTGCAAGAAGGTGAACGGTTGGGCTGGGGCGAAATTGCGCCGTTACCGGAGTTCAGCGTAGAAACGCTGGCAGATGCGGAATCAGCCGCGCTTGAACAACTGCAATCGTGGGCAACAGGGCGAGCATTTCCTGACGATCTTCAGCCGTCCGTTGCCTTTGGTTTGAGTTGTGCGCAGGCCGAGTTGGATCAGCGCCTGCCGCAGGCTGCGGACTATCGCAAAGCGCCGCTGTGTAATGGCGATCCTGATGAGCTGTTCGAGATGCTTCAGGCGATGCCGGGCGAGAAAGTGGCAAAGATAAAAGTCGGCCTGTACGAAGCCGTGCGTGACGGTATGATCGTTAACGTCCTGCTGGAAGCGTTGCCGGATTTGAAACTTCGTCTGGATGCCAACCGCAGTTGGACGCGAGCCAAAGCGGACGGCTTTGCCCGCTATGTCGCGCCATCATTGCGTTCACGCATTGCCTTTCTCGAAGAGCCCTGCAAAACCCGTGACGAATCCCGTGAGTTTGCGCGGGAAACCGGTATCAACATTGCCTGGGATGAAAGCGTGCGCGAGGCGGATTTTCGGGTGGAAGCCGAACCGGGCGTGAGTGCGATTGTGATCAAGCCGACGCTGGTCGGTAGTCTGGCACGCTGTCAGCAACTGGTGCAGGAAACCCATCTGGCTGGATTAACGGCGGTGATCAGCTCCAGCATTGAATCCAGTCTGGGCCTAACTCAGCTAGCGCGCTTGGCACATTGGTTGACACCGGACACGGTTCCTGGATTGGATACGTTAGATCTAATGCAGGCACAGGTGATCCAACGTTGGCCGGATAGTATGTTGCCGCTTCTGGCTGCCGAGCAACTGGACGTGGTATGGCAATCCTGA
- the tyrP gene encoding tyrosine transporter TyrP, whose translation MKNRTLGSIFIVAGTTIGAGMLAMPLATAGVGFGTTLMILIGLWALMCYSALLLVEVYQHQPSHTGLGTLAKIYLGRWGQWITGFSMLFLMYALTAAYISGAGELLASSISQWSGYSLPLSAGILLFTLVAGGVVCIGTSSVDLFNRILFSGKVLMLVIMLAVMVPHIQRVNLLTLPLQQGLTLSALPVILTSFGFHGSIPSIVHYMGGDSRKLRRIFLIGSVIPLIAYIFWQIVMLGSLSSSTFNAILADQAGLNGLMQAIRTLVASPHVELAVHLFADLALATSFLGVALGLFDYLADLFKRKNSITGRAQTGLLTFIPPLVFALFYPQGFVMALGYAAIALAVLALLIPALLSWQVRKQRPEIRATRGGAPVLVLIFTSGVGIILIQLAMVAGWLPSIN comes from the coding sequence GTGAAAAATCGTACTCTTGGCAGTATTTTTATCGTTGCTGGTACCACCATTGGAGCAGGAATGCTGGCGATGCCGTTGGCAACGGCTGGCGTCGGGTTTGGCACGACATTGATGATATTGATCGGCCTGTGGGCTCTGATGTGCTATAGCGCCTTGTTGCTGGTTGAAGTGTATCAACATCAGCCGTCGCACACCGGGTTAGGCACGTTGGCAAAAATCTACCTTGGCCGTTGGGGGCAGTGGATTACCGGTTTCAGCATGCTATTTCTGATGTATGCACTAACGGCAGCCTATATCAGCGGCGCGGGCGAACTGCTCGCCAGCAGCATCAGCCAATGGAGTGGCTACTCACTTCCGCTGTCCGCAGGGATTCTACTCTTCACGCTGGTTGCTGGCGGGGTCGTCTGCATCGGCACGTCCTCAGTCGACTTGTTTAACCGTATCCTGTTTAGCGGCAAAGTGCTGATGCTCGTCATCATGCTCGCCGTCATGGTTCCACATATTCAACGCGTCAATCTCTTAACGCTACCGCTGCAACAGGGTCTGACACTCTCGGCATTGCCCGTCATTCTGACCTCATTCGGCTTTCACGGTAGCATCCCCAGCATTGTGCACTACATGGGGGGCGACAGCCGTAAGCTGCGCCGTATATTTCTTATCGGTAGCGTGATACCGCTGATTGCCTATATTTTCTGGCAGATCGTGATGTTGGGCAGCCTCAGCTCTTCAACATTCAATGCTATTTTGGCCGATCAGGCCGGATTGAACGGGTTGATGCAGGCAATTCGCACGCTGGTTGCTTCACCGCACGTTGAGCTTGCCGTCCACCTGTTTGCCGATCTGGCACTGGCGACCTCTTTCCTCGGCGTGGCGCTAGGATTATTCGATTATTTAGCCGATCTATTTAAGCGTAAAAATAGCATCACAGGGCGTGCACAGACGGGGTTACTGACCTTTATCCCACCACTGGTATTCGCACTCTTTTACCCGCAAGGCTTTGTTATGGCCTTGGGCTATGCAGCAATTGCACTGGCCGTACTGGCGTTACTCATTCCCGCCTTGCTGAGCTGGCAGGTGCGCAAGCAGCGTCCTGAAATACGCGCGACTCGCGGTGGTGCGCCCGTCTTGGTGCTGATCTTCACCAGCGGCGTCGGCATTATTCTGATCCAGTTGGCGATGGTTGCGGGTTGGCTGCCGTCAATCAATTAA